The Virgibacillus sp. MSP4-1 genome has a segment encoding these proteins:
- a CDS encoding ATP-binding cassette domain-containing protein: protein MHALEMKGLSRSFRKFKIGPLNLKVEQGSIIALVGANGSGKTTFFRLLMKVLKKDSGQGEIFGKDWSKNEDEWKKKVGYAGELLGGYHFLTIRKLAKLISRWFPSWDHEQFEQLSRRYDIDLDEKYEKCSKGTKKKIDFIFSLCHHPSLLLLDEPTAGVDIVSRRKMKEDILTFMEHEERCVILATHTIDEIHQLCDEIKVLESGRIVHSFNKDDIYENWARIWVSDLSDNLKNHPNVLKLETSPPQMVTNHRENIEVALQNENLSIYQIHRLSLEEVLEYLIDYKQNTL from the coding sequence ATGCATGCTTTAGAAATGAAAGGTTTATCCAGAAGTTTTAGAAAGTTTAAGATTGGTCCACTGAACTTAAAAGTTGAACAAGGATCGATCATAGCACTGGTGGGGGCTAATGGCTCAGGAAAAACAACATTTTTTCGTTTGCTGATGAAGGTTTTAAAAAAGGACTCCGGACAAGGGGAAATTTTCGGAAAGGACTGGTCAAAAAATGAGGATGAATGGAAAAAGAAAGTCGGTTACGCTGGTGAACTGCTGGGCGGGTATCACTTTTTAACGATACGAAAACTGGCAAAGCTGATTTCCCGCTGGTTTCCATCCTGGGATCATGAGCAATTTGAACAGCTAAGCAGACGGTACGACATTGATTTGGATGAAAAATATGAAAAATGCTCAAAGGGGACAAAGAAAAAGATTGATTTTATTTTTTCTCTATGTCATCATCCATCTCTGTTGCTTTTAGATGAACCAACAGCAGGAGTAGATATTGTTTCACGGAGGAAAATGAAAGAAGATATCCTTACATTTATGGAGCATGAAGAGAGATGTGTAATTCTGGCTACACATACCATTGACGAAATCCATCAGCTGTGTGATGAGATTAAGGTGCTGGAATCTGGTAGAATCGTTCATTCCTTTAATAAAGATGACATTTATGAAAACTGGGCGAGAATTTGGGTTTCAGATTTATCGGATAATCTAAAAAACCATCCTAATGTTTTGAAGCTCGAAACTTCCCCACCACAGATGGTTACCAATCACAGAGAAAACATAGAAGTTGCATTACAGAATGAGAACTTGTCCATCTATCAAATCCACAGACTATCTTTGGAGGAAGTTCTGGAATATTTAATAGATTACAAACAGAATACACTATAA
- a CDS encoding GntR family transcriptional regulator has translation MRIPIQVSNESREPIYYQIETQIKTLIVGGKLPPGTPLPSIRALASDLGCSVITTRRAYLNLETNGFIQTIQGKGTFIREIKKGQITQSRQQLLHDAFEKVVQQGKQMGCSSEEMNVIFSNIVNKTFHNGGS, from the coding sequence ATGAGGATACCAATCCAAGTATCCAATGAAAGCAGGGAACCCATTTATTATCAGATCGAAACACAAATCAAAACACTTATCGTGGGAGGTAAACTTCCTCCTGGGACTCCCCTTCCTTCCATAAGGGCTTTAGCTAGTGATTTGGGCTGCAGTGTTATTACAACCAGACGTGCATATCTAAATTTAGAAACAAACGGCTTCATTCAAACAATTCAAGGAAAAGGGACTTTCATACGTGAAATAAAGAAAGGCCAAATAACTCAGTCCAGACAACAGCTTCTTCATGATGCATTTGAAAAAGTAGTTCAGCAGGGAAAACAAATGGGCTGTTCGAGTGAGGAAATGAACGTTATTTTTTCAAATATTGTAAACAAAACATTTCACAATGGGGGATCATGA
- a CDS encoding TrkH family potassium uptake protein, whose translation MYRKINLSAAQSIVLFYVMAVMVSISLLSLPFALKPGINWSFIDLLFTAVSAVSVTGLSVVSIVDTLSTPGIFILLFILQFGGIGIMTLGTFLWLLIGKKIGLKERKLIKTDQNQSTFSGLVNLMKQILYLILMIEMFGAIILGTYFLTYFDTWQEAYLQGLFASVSATTNAGFDITGSSLVPFAQDYFVQFINIILLTLGAIGFPVLIELKEYIRNRDRNYGSHFSLYTKLTTVTFFSLMAAGTVMILLFEFNHFFAGKSWHESFFYAFFQSSTTRNGGLSTMDVSQFSNATLLALCFLMFIGSSPSSVGGGIRTTTFAVIVLMITSFAKGQKGIKVFKREVHEEDIRKSVVVTFLALTLCFTATMILAKTENFTMMQILFEVSSAFGTTGLSMGITPELSMIGKMVIIALMFLGRIGILTFLFLFSRRKREAAYHYPKEPLIVG comes from the coding sequence ATGTATCGAAAAATAAATCTATCAGCTGCTCAAAGTATTGTGTTATTTTATGTCATGGCAGTTATGGTATCGATCAGTTTGCTCAGTTTACCATTTGCCTTAAAACCCGGGATAAATTGGAGCTTTATAGATCTCCTTTTTACAGCAGTCAGTGCGGTAAGTGTTACCGGTCTTTCCGTTGTATCCATTGTGGACACATTAAGTACACCAGGGATCTTTATTTTGCTGTTTATTCTGCAGTTTGGCGGAATAGGAATCATGACCTTGGGAACTTTTTTGTGGTTATTAATCGGAAAAAAAATCGGCCTTAAAGAAAGAAAGCTCATAAAAACAGATCAGAATCAGTCTACATTTTCAGGTCTGGTTAATCTGATGAAACAAATCCTGTACCTCATTTTAATGATCGAAATGTTTGGTGCAATTATATTAGGAACTTATTTCCTTACCTATTTTGATACATGGCAGGAAGCTTATTTACAGGGACTGTTTGCTTCGGTCAGTGCTACAACAAATGCCGGATTTGATATTACTGGCAGCTCCCTTGTTCCTTTTGCTCAGGATTATTTTGTGCAGTTTATAAATATTATTTTATTAACTCTGGGAGCAATCGGGTTTCCGGTTCTCATCGAACTTAAGGAATATATCAGAAATAGAGACCGGAACTATGGATCTCACTTTTCACTTTATACGAAATTAACAACGGTGACCTTTTTTTCACTAATGGCTGCAGGTACCGTTATGATTCTGCTGTTTGAATTTAATCATTTCTTTGCAGGAAAAAGCTGGCATGAGTCTTTTTTCTATGCGTTTTTTCAATCATCCACTACAAGGAATGGCGGATTATCCACCATGGATGTCAGTCAGTTTTCTAATGCAACATTATTGGCGTTATGCTTTTTAATGTTTATCGGGTCTTCTCCCAGTTCAGTTGGAGGTGGGATAAGAACAACTACTTTTGCTGTTATTGTATTGATGATTACCTCGTTTGCGAAGGGACAAAAAGGAATAAAAGTATTTAAACGGGAGGTACATGAAGAAGATATCAGGAAGTCAGTTGTTGTCACTTTTCTGGCTTTAACATTGTGCTTTACAGCAACCATGATACTGGCAAAAACGGAAAATTTCACGATGATGCAGATCCTGTTTGAAGTAAGCTCAGCATTTGGTACTACCGGTTTGTCCATGGGTATAACCCCTGAATTAAGTATGATTGGTAAAATGGTGATTATTGCGTTGATGTTTTTAGGGAGAATTGGTATTTTAACATTCTTATTTTTATTTAGCAGAAGGAAACG